The window GGCAACGGCTCAGGCGTCCAAGACCAGCCGCGGACTCTACCTCCGCTCATGAACGGCTCCGTGGCCCCGATGCAGGGGATCCAGTACTCGGACGAGCGACGTTGATGCAAGTCTTGCGGGACCGAAAATGAGAAATGACGAGCCATGCTGCGAAACGCAATGTCCACCGACGCcttcgattttttttttttttttttcgttcTTCAATGTGCCATTCTACATACCCCTGTTCTAGAAAACAGTCCCCATCTCGAGATTTCTCGACCCAGCGGGTTTATATTTGTCTTGGATGTGGCCTCCTTTCCTATCTAtcgttttttctttcctctcttgtcTATCATACCCGCCACTGCTGTGTTTCTTTCCTCCTTGAACTGTATTAGGGCCCATCCGCATTCCGCGAGATGCGGAGCTCTGTCTTatgcttttttcttttcttttctttttttttttttggttcttcaTGATGGCATCATTGGTTCTACTGCATGGAAATGGACAggaagggatggatggatgggatttACTATGTATGGGTCTGGGATTTGTTGTTGAGCTGCTTTCTCGCCCCGTCGAGCGTGTAacaaatcaatcaatcaCCAAAAAGCTGGATTTGGACTACTGCCAGTCGGAGAATTATGGTTTATTATTTTACAGTAGATCGATCTATAGTTAAAAACAGTACAACACCGCTGCTCTATTTTAAGTGATCCTCTCCGATTGGCCACTGTAAGCGcccatctccaactcccGGCGCGTACCTGTTTCGCATCCCTCCAACCCACCCAATGACCATCTCCGGACTGTGTTTGAGATTGCTGCAGAAACACATCTTGTCTCCTTCTCATTGGCTGTTTCAGCTTTCTCCTAACGCTGGATACTCCAGATGGGCCCGACCTGTGGGCCCTGGCTAGATCCTAAGCTCTCGCATGCGGCCAGGATAATGGCAGCTGCACAGGTTAACGCATCCTGTAAATAGCTCAGAGGCTGCCTAGATCTTTAATTTGTATTGCGTACTCGGTCCTATTTTGATCTCTTTTCTGTCAGTGGGGGATTGTTTTGGCTTTCCTTTGtcgctttctctttctttctctcattGTTCCTGTTTTGTTTCATTCATTGCCTGCGACACACACATCCGCCGTGGTTCGTATTAATAGAATTTGCAGCAGTCTTTGTCTCGATTCAAagtcttcttctctctcttttatTTActcttctgtcttcttcatctcttccCATGTGGTATGTTTGCGTCCAGTACCGACAGCGCCTCCAAACAGCAGAACTAAAGCaaagcaacaacaacaacagcaaccATGCCCTCCAAACGCCAGAAAGACCTACTGGCCCCTCTCCCACCAGCATTTCCTCTGTCCTCGCCCATCACCGAGGAAGTCCCCAGCCCACCGGGTTCATCGCCCGAGGGCCACGAGCTAGAACGCACCAGGCCATTCGAGTTCCTCGTCAAGGCAACGCGGCAAAGAAGCCAGAGGCGCAAGGAGGGGCACCGCTCAGTCAACTTCTCGCATCGGGATCGAGATGGGAAGAGAGTGAGCATCGGGGGTAtcacgaagaagaggaatgCTGCGAAGCCCGTGGGTCTGAACTTGGTGACGGACTTTTCGCAGACGGGCTCAACAGCCCCCCCTCGAGCTGATGCGAATGCGGCTCCGTTTGTGGATTTGAATGATTTGAAATTGTTGTCTAAAGCaagggagaaggagaggttTGTTCAGAACCAGAATGGCAAGACGGTTTcgaagaacaagaagacgacgacTGCGGGTGGATTCTACCGACTCCCTGATGAGAGTTCTGTCGATGTCAATATCCAGCAGGGTCCAGCAAATCCATCTTACATCGATTCCACAAAGGCTCGGCTGGAGGCGCATCCCAACAACCCTTTCCGTGATCAGTACGAACTGTCGCCATCAGATCGAAATGTGGTCATCGGTCTCACTGTGCCATCCAACGGGGCCCTACATTTGGACCAGCTCAAAACGAGGGACCTTGATAGTGCCGGCGACCAGGCTACTACACCACTCACTCCCTCGATTATTGTCACGCCTGCGTTCGAAGAGGCTCCCTGGCAGACTCCTAGCCCGGAGACTCCGCGCCCTAGGGCAACCTCCAGCGTTTACTCCCGGTTTACTACTATATTCGAACACCCCCAGTCTGATATCCCACCCGTGCCTGCAATCCCTGTCTTACATGCAGCGAAAGACATCGATACTAATCCCTCCGCGTCAACACGCAATCGCTCGCTCTCCACCGGCACCGTCTTTGAAGAAGATAGTCCTCAGGAAAAGAAGCCCAGCCGGCTGAGCGTAAACACCGAGTCGAACAGACCCCAGTCTCAGGGGTGGTGGACGTACCTGCTCTCGCCGCTGCTCAGCCGTTCCAACACCTTCTCAAGCAAGAAGTCACCCACCAGCCCAGGCTTCTCCATTTCTCCTCGAACCGTCCGCTCCAAAGTATCGACTAAAGATtggtgggagaaggaagttTCGTGTTTTTCGCCTGATAGCCCAGAAGCTGTTGCGCCGAGTTCAAGGGAGAAGAATCTGGAGCAGTCACGGTCACTCAgcggcgatggtgaagaagtGGCCCCAGCTGTTCCGACCAACAGGGATAACATGATGTCCATGGCGTTTCCCGGACGTCCGATCCAGGGCCTTGCGGCTGAGTATTACCAGGCTTGTGCCCATGAGCTTTTCAGCAAGACTCCGTTCTTTGAATGCCAGGATCATGTCTGCTCTATCACGCCCGTCAATGTCGTGGGCAACGACGAAGCTGTACCTGGGGATCGGGGACTGGCTCTTGTTGAGGTTGATACGCCGAATGCTGGTCTTCAGGACCGTGGTGTACCCGCAGAGGAGACGAAAAATGGCACCCGAGGACTCCTTATTGATGTTGACTCCCCTCGGCCAGATGATGGAGGCACGAAAGGTGCTACAAAGTCGCCTGGTTCTGCTACGAGCACTGACTCGTGGGCATCCACGGCGGTTGACACTCCAGAGCAGGAGAAGTCTTTGTCCCAGACTAAAGGTGTCATTGAAGAACCACCAGTCCCGGTTCCAGTTCCCCAACCACGGTCTTTTGAATCTGAGAAACAGGCTCCGACGCCTGTTGCTGCTCCTTCGCCGCAAATAATCAACACCTTCTCGCCACCTGTGAACAACGTGCACTATCCTCCGCCAGTTGCTCATTCGCCTTTCCAGCCGGCTCCTGCGATGGAAAAGGAAGTGCAGTACGGACCTGTCTATCCTCCCGGTCATGGCACACCATTCGGACAACAAGCATCGCCAAATCCAACATGGGTACAGGAACATTCTCGAGCACCAGAACCAGTGTCTCCGGGCTTCCAACAACAGACAGAAGGTACCAGGTCAATCCCTATGAATGACATGCAGGTCCCAGCCCCAGCATACACACAGTATCAAAGAGATGACTCTCTACCGCCACGCTACGCTCTGCACCCTTCACCAGGAGCAGCGGTGATGGACCCAAACGCGCCAAGAGGACCGGGTGAGAACCATCGCCGCCGACTGGAAAGAGAAGACGCCATTGGACGCCAAGTCGGCGGTCTATGGCGCGGACGAGGCCCGGTCTCCAAGAGGGGATGTTTCGGACGGCCTGGACGTGAGGGCCGAGTGCGACGACGGTGGTACTTTGGCATTTgcattttcttcctcgtgATTGTCGTAGTGGCCATCTCACTCGCGCTCACTCTAACCAAGCACGGAGACACAACGCCCGTGCAGTCCCAGTGGCTCAATTTGACGGGATATCCGCCCATGCCGACGGGGATTGCGACGATAGCAGGTCCCGAGCCGCAGGTCCAACGGTCTGCTTGTATTGCGCCTACTTCAATGTGGAGCTGTGCCTTGCCCAAAGGCGAGCCGCAGTCTGCGAATATGCCCTACGCGGCAA of the Penicillium psychrofluorescens genome assembly, chromosome: 1 genome contains:
- a CDS encoding uncharacterized protein (ID:PFLUO_001410-T1.cds;~source:funannotate), producing MPSKRQKDLLAPLPPAFPLSSPITEEVPSPPGSSPEGHELERTRPFEFLVKATRQRSQRRKEGHRSVNFSHRDRDGKRVSIGGITKKRNAAKPVGLNLVTDFSQTGSTAPPRADANAAPFVDLNDLKLLSKAREKERFVQNQNGKTVSKNKKTTTAGGFYRLPDESSVDVNIQQGPANPSYIDSTKARLEAHPNNPFRDQYELSPSDRNVVIGLTVPSNGALHLDQLKTRDLDSAGDQATTPLTPSIIVTPAFEEAPWQTPSPETPRPRATSSVYSRFTTIFEHPQSDIPPVPAIPVLHAAKDIDTNPSASTRNRSLSTGTVFEEDSPQEKKPSRLSVNTESNRPQSQGWWTYLLSPLLSRSNTFSSKKSPTSPGFSISPRTVRSKVSTKDWWEKEVSCFSPDSPEAVAPSSREKNLEQSRSLSGDGEEVAPAVPTNRDNMMSMAFPGRPIQGLAAEYYQACAHELFSKTPFFECQDHVCSITPVNVVGNDEAVPGDRGLALVEVDTPNAGLQDRGVPAEETKNGTRGLLIDVDSPRPDDGGTKGATKSPGSATSTDSWASTAVDTPEQEKSLSQTKGVIEEPPVPVPVPQPRSFESEKQAPTPVAAPSPQIINTFSPPVNNVHYPPPVAHSPFQPAPAMEKEVQYGPVYPPGHGTPFGQQASPNPTWVQEHSRAPEPVSPGFQQQTEGTRSIPMNDMQVPAPAYTQYQRDDSLPPRYALHPSPGAAVMDPNAPRGPGENHRRRLEREDAIGRQVGGLWRGRGPVSKRGCFGRPGREGRVRRRWYFGICIFFLVIVVVAISLALTLTKHGDTTPVQSQWLNLTGYPPMPTGIATIAGPEPQVQRSACIAPTSMWSCALPKGEPQSANMPYAANSPNFRVEIRFLNGTYNHSTSFQNNSTLRVRTDSGSFDPSPSPPSLADQTFLGNTTDGNVAPYAGEDTPFYMTIMSPAQVSSNALFRRSSSSSSTPSETFNLSDIIPAPDETSDGLPAAATLYPLPASQPVRLYNRGMPTEHYGFYTYFDRSIFLESESPLNGGTSDTSANDTNGGSAQSSAKVRCTWSQTRFLVQIWTQPGKLGYNLISGGSTGTVTSTTASATPTATSTTPTSSSSATDFTRPGSFPYPVTITVDRHGGNEDQKLVYCYGVEEDGHYNVTNHKLEIEDRGVGGTLINPAGSSEKDGSYGGVDGGTGGCECQWTNWIGSV